A region of Gemmatimonadetes bacterium SCN 70-22 DNA encodes the following proteins:
- a CDS encoding transposase: protein MTADGLVARPRRRWVRTTDSRHGPRVAPNVLVRQFAVPAIGGVNRVWGSDSTYIPTREGWLFLAIVLDLGSRRVVGWAMQATMEERLVCDALSMAVQHRRPPAGLLHHADRGREYAGRAYQAQLATHGLTSSMSRKGNCWDNAVAESFFATLEHELLAEADFASREAARRAIVPFIEVLYNRERLHSSLGYVSPVAYEVNLAARDKAA from the coding sequence TTGACAGCCGACGGCCTGGTGGCGCGCCCCCGGCGCCGCTGGGTGCGCACGACGGACAGCCGGCACGGGCCTCGCGTCGCGCCGAACGTGCTCGTCCGGCAGTTCGCCGTGCCGGCCATCGGCGGTGTGAATCGCGTGTGGGGGAGCGACAGCACGTACATCCCGACGCGCGAGGGGTGGCTCTTCCTCGCCATCGTCCTCGATCTCGGCTCGCGGCGCGTGGTGGGCTGGGCCATGCAGGCGACGATGGAAGAGCGGCTCGTGTGCGACGCACTCAGCATGGCCGTGCAGCACCGGCGGCCCCCCGCGGGCCTGCTCCATCACGCGGATCGCGGCCGCGAGTACGCGGGCCGGGCCTATCAGGCGCAACTCGCCACGCACGGCCTGACGAGTAGCATGAGTCGCAAGGGGAACTGTTGGGACAACGCCGTGGCGGAGAGCTTCTTCGCGACGCTCGAACACGAACTCCTCGCCGAGGCGGACTTCGCGTCGCGCGAGGCCGCGCGGCGCGCCATCGTCCCGTTCATCGAGGTGTTGTACAATCGCGAGCGGCTGCACTCGAGCCTCGGCTACGTCAGCCCCGTTGCGTACGAAGTAAACTTGGCGGCGCGAGACAAAGCCGCCTAA